One window of the Lepeophtheirus salmonis chromosome 7, UVic_Lsal_1.4, whole genome shotgun sequence genome contains the following:
- the LOC121121528 gene encoding pyridoxine-5'-phosphate oxidase isoform X1, whose protein sequence is MSTDIGNLRTKYNDPTNTFEENDIISQDPFKQFKEWFEDVKCKINFPEPNAMCLSTATPEGRPSCRIVLLKKFGPDIGFQFFTNCESRKGKELETNPFAAAVFYWEAVHRCIRIEGTVAKVAEEEAVEYFQSRPKASQIAASISHQSEMVPSRDYLKDKYQELENKVEKEDVLPKPDFWGGYSIQPEMFEFWQGQSNRLHDRIVFQKNGDNWDIARLAP, encoded by the exons ATGAGCACGGACATAGGAAATCTTCGCACCAAATACAACGATCCCACAAAT acttttgaagaaaatgatatcATATCTCAGGATCCCTTTAAACAATTCAAGGAATGGTTTGAGGACGTGAAATGCAAAATAAACTTCCCTGAGCCAAATGCAATGTGTCTCTCAACTGCTACTCCTGAGGGACGCCCTTCCTGTCGTATTGTACTCCTCAAGAAATTTGGGCCGGACATTGGATTTCAGTTCTTTACTAATTGTGAGAGTCGCAAAGGAAAGGAGCTAGAAACGAATCCCTTTGCTGCTGCCGTTTTTTACTGGGAGGCTGTGCATCGATGCATACGGATTGAAGGGACAGTCGCTAAAGTAGCGGAAGAAGAGGCAGttgaatattttcaatcaaGACCAAAGGCATCCCAAATTGCAGCCTCCATTAGTCATCAGAGTGAGATGGTGCCATCAAGAGACtatttaaaggataaatatcAGGAATTAGAGAATAAAGTCGAGAAGGAGGATGTTTTACCAAAGCCAGACTTTTGGGGTGGATACAGTATTCAGCCGGAAATGTTTGAGTTTTGGCAAGGCCAATCTAATAGACTACATGATCGCATTGTGTTTCAAAAGAATGGAGATAATTGGGACATTGCAAGACTAGCTCCTTAA
- the LOC121121528 gene encoding pyridoxine-5'-phosphate oxidase isoform X2, producing MFSSKTLSSLFKTGTSVFFRGPSKLIKTMSTDIGNLRTKYNDPTNTFEENDIISQDPFKQFKEWFEDVKCKINFPEPNAMCLSTATPEGRPSCRIVLLKKFGPDIGFQFFTNCESRKGKELETNPFAAAVFYWEAVHRCIRIEGTVAKVAEEEAVEYFQSRPKASQIAASISHQSEMVPSRDYLKDKYQELENKVEKEDVLPKPDFWGGYSIQPEMFEFWQGQSNRLHDRIVFQKNGDNWDIARLAP from the exons ATGTTCTCCTCTAAAACTCTTTCATCTCTTTTTAAAACAGGCACTTCAGTCTTTTTTAGAGGACCTTCGAAATTGATTAAAACAATGAGCACGGACATAGGAAATCTTCGCACCAAATACAACGATCCCACAAAT acttttgaagaaaatgatatcATATCTCAGGATCCCTTTAAACAATTCAAGGAATGGTTTGAGGACGTGAAATGCAAAATAAACTTCCCTGAGCCAAATGCAATGTGTCTCTCAACTGCTACTCCTGAGGGACGCCCTTCCTGTCGTATTGTACTCCTCAAGAAATTTGGGCCGGACATTGGATTTCAGTTCTTTACTAATTGTGAGAGTCGCAAAGGAAAGGAGCTAGAAACGAATCCCTTTGCTGCTGCCGTTTTTTACTGGGAGGCTGTGCATCGATGCATACGGATTGAAGGGACAGTCGCTAAAGTAGCGGAAGAAGAGGCAGttgaatattttcaatcaaGACCAAAGGCATCCCAAATTGCAGCCTCCATTAGTCATCAGAGTGAGATGGTGCCATCAAGAGACtatttaaaggataaatatcAGGAATTAGAGAATAAAGTCGAGAAGGAGGATGTTTTACCAAAGCCAGACTTTTGGGGTGGATACAGTATTCAGCCGGAAATGTTTGAGTTTTGGCAAGGCCAATCTAATAGACTACATGATCGCATTGTGTTTCAAAAGAATGGAGATAATTGGGACATTGCAAGACTAGCTCCTTAA